A window of the Lactuca sativa cultivar Salinas chromosome 5, Lsat_Salinas_v11, whole genome shotgun sequence genome harbors these coding sequences:
- the LOC111895026 gene encoding pectin acetylesterase 8 → MDRVRTPKLRRYIAILCVILFLNIECSEEVDITIIESAVSKGAVCLDGSPPAYQLDRGFGDGVNNWLVHIQGGGWCHTVDDCVYRKTMDNGLGSSKLMPVMDFYGILSNKQDQNPHFYNWNRVYMRYCDGSSFTGDVEEVDPGTNLHFRGARIFTAIVEELMRVGMYDAQNAILSGCSAGGLASILNCDKFHGFFKSGTRVKCVPDAGYFAHVKDYSGGYHFEQYYDKVVTLHGSAKNLPSGCTSNMNPALCFYPQYAVPYIQTPIFILNSAYDTWQIYNILASYEADPSGSFTKCKTTLNECSTSELQRFKDFRSEFLGAVSAIGNSSSKGMFINTCYTHCQSEDQSAWFGKPTSKLYDKTMAEAVGDWFYEKYDWRMIDNENVLPHYC, encoded by the exons atgGATAGAGTAAGAACACCAAAGTTGCGTAGATACATAGCAATACTGTGTGTCATTCTGTTTCTAAATATAGAATGTTCAGAGGAGGTAGACATCACCATCATTGAAAGTGCCGTGTCTAAAGGAGCTG TTTGTTTAGATGGAAGCCCACCTGCTTACCAGCTTGATAGAGGGTTTGGAGATGGTGTCAATAATTGGTTGGTTCATATACAG GGTGGAGGATGGTGCCATACGGTAGACGATTGTGTTTACCGAAAAACTATGGACAACGGGTTGGGATCATCCAAGTTGATGCCAGTGATGGACTTCTATGGGATTTTGAGCAATAAACAAGATCAGAATCCAC ACTTCTATAATTGGAATAGGGTATATATGCGATACTGTGACGGGTCATCGTTCACCGGAGATGTCGAAGAAGTCGATCCC GGTACAAATCTTCACTTTAGAGGTGCAAGGATCTTCACTGCCATAGTTGAAGAGCTCATGAGGGTTGGAATGTATGATGCACAAAAT GCGATTTTATCAGGGTGTTCGGCTGGAGGGTTAGCTTCAATATTGAACTGTGACAAGTTTCACGGATTCTTTAAATCGGGTACTAGAGTAAAATGCGTTCCTGATGCCGGTTATTTTGCTCATGT GAAAGATTACTCTGGAGGGTATCATTTTGAGCAATACTACGATAAAGTCGTTACATTGCAT GGATCAGCAAAAAATCTGCCTTCTGGTTGTACGTCTAATATGAACCCTGCTTTA TGTTTCTACCCTCAATATGCTGTGCCTTATATCCAAACGCCTATTTTCATATTAAACTCGGCTTATGACACTTGGCAG ATATACAACATTTTGGCATCATATGAAGCCGATCCTAGTGGTAGTTTCACCAAGTGTAAGACAACATTAAATGAATGCTCCACAAGTGAACTTCAACGATTTAAAG ATTTTCGTTCAGAGTTTTTAGGAGCCGTTTCAGCCATTGGTAATAGTTCTTCCAAAGGAATGTTTATCAACACTTGTTACACTCACTGCCAATCTGAAGACCAATCAGCATGGTTCGGAAAACCTACTTCAAAATTGTATGATAAG ACAATGGCAGAGGCTGTTGGTGATTGGTTTTATGAGAAATACGACTGGCGAATGATTGATAACGAGAATGTGTTGCCACACTATtgttaa